The following is a genomic window from Salarias fasciatus chromosome 10, fSalaFa1.1, whole genome shotgun sequence.
AGTCGGTCATGTGCTGCAGAGCCTTGTTGGTGAACGTCATGTCCATGTACATGTGGCCCTGGCGGCGCGAGAAGGTCCCGGAAATCTCCAGCCCCTTCGCCTTCACCGCGGGGAGCCACACCTGccggggggagagagagaacaccTCGGCGTCAGCGGTGCCGTTTTCCCTCACCCGTGGATCGCCAATGTTTCACAAGGCGGCGTGAACTGACCGCCTTGGCGGCCACGTAGCCGCCGGTGGTGATGGCCATGCCGGTGGACAGCTCAAACAGGTCGTTCAGGCCGCTGCTGACGGCCGGCGGCGCCGGAGTGGGCGACGGGGCGAAAGTACTGGGAACGGACGACGGGATGAAGTTCTGTCCAACCTGGAGCGAAGAGaaaataccacacacacagaaaacacaacacaggatCTGAGCAGCTGGAATTTCAGTCAAATATCCACAACGAACCCTCACAGGAAATCTCCGGTCATGCACATGCAGCGCTTCAGTGTCAGAAAAGCTACTTTTCAGGAGCGTGATTCACCAaacacgagagagagagagagagagagagagagagagagagagagggagggagagagagagagagagagagagaggagaaacaaagcaaacacgAGGTTAATTTAAATGATCACCGGTGAAGTTTTCTCTTTTAGCCCATTTACTTAAAAACTGACACAAAATGTGCTTCAAAGTCGACCCGCTTAATGTTTTAATGGGTTAAAGCGATAGAGAATTTGCATCCTTGATTGTGTAATATCTGAATGAACTCTACATCAGAACAGCACACTCGTATCACAATAAGATCTCTGTAAATAGATTAACCAGATCGGAATGTTTGTAATCCAGCTACTTAAAATAATACTGAtgcaaaaaaactaaataaaaatagatttttataAAACTCCTGCCTCCTGTGTTGTCCAAacatacacagaaaaaaagaaaaagaaaagtctccATGCTGTAAATACTTGCTTGTGCTATGATTCAGGCTGTAAGCGTTTATCTTGTCTGTAATAATCTAATGATCAATATTTATGATTAGAATCATGTTTGTCACTTCAAAATAATCAAGAAGCACAATAGAGGTGATTTGAGTTATGAGATGAAGATTTTTCTCGTTAGAAAAGAGAAAGGCGGGTTAAAGCGGGCTGAAGCATGCGGCATGCAGGACGACAGGACTTACTGCTGGACTTCCCCCAACACCTCCGCCCAGGTCTCCCCCCAGCTACAGGAAGAGAGCGAGAGGCCCCCAAAGACCGCATCCAAACACATCACGGACAGACACAGAGCCGACgcacaaacagagacagagacagagacttTCTTAGCAACCGCAGCCCGTCAAGAGGAGCTCTGGGAAAACATCAAGTCTGCAAcagtttcaaaaaaataaaaataaaatccagatgTTCCAGCAGCTCGGAGCAACGGCGAAGTGACCGGAAATCCTCTGAGTCGTCACCACGTTTGGTCATGAGTGAAATATCCTGGTGCACCATCCCACccgggatgtgtgtgtgtgtgtgtgtgtgtgtgtgtgtgtgtgtgagtgtgtgttctcagcCCGGCTCACCAGACTGTCCagtcctcctcccagcaggtCCACCGCTCCCATCTGCATGGACGACACCTGGGGCACGTTGACCGGCGGGCCCAGGTCCAGGTTGAGCAGGTCTCCCAGCAGGTCGCCCTGGCTGGGGATGACGTGGGGCTGGTCCATGGCGGCCGCCGGCCCGCTGCTCACCGGGCTCTCGCCCGTATCGATGCTGCGGCggcagggagaggaagagggtcACCTGACGTCTGAGAACGTTccggcggcggtggcgggggCCTGTCCCACCTGCTGTGCTGCACGGGGAGGTGCTTGCGGTGGATGCCGTGGCTGCCCTCCACGAAGGCGCTCGGGGGTTTGTGGTAGACCGAGGCGAGCGAGCCGATGTGGCAGATGAGCTCGTCCAGCAGGGTGGGCTCGATCAGGTCCGTCTCCTCGGAGATCAGCGGCTTCTCCGACAGCACCACCTCTTTGGCCGTCACCGGGTCGGTGGACAGCAGGCGCCAGTAGATGTAGCCCCGGTCACGCAGGTCGGGGTTGTCGGAGTCCTGCAGGGGGACGGAGGGAAGTGAGCCGGCACTGAAGATGGATAAAGacttgcttttttcccccctgaatGACGGACGCTGCTCCAACCTGAGTGGCCAGACTGAGGACCTGCTGCACCAGCTCCTGAGTCTCCGACGGCTTCTTCAGGAACAGCTTCACTATGGCAGTCAACAGGGTGAGCTGGACCTgcaggaaacaaacacacacacacagacacacagacacacaccgtcATTCCAGTCTGTTATCAGTTAAATTTAACTGCGTCACGCCGTCGCCTCCCGGGGAGCCCACCTGGGTGCTCTCGTCGTGGAAGCCCTCCAGGAAGCTCTCTAGCAGCTCGTCGGCGTTGTCGATCCTCTCGGCGTACTCCCCGACGATCCAGATCATGGCGGCTCGCGCGTCGGGCTCATCCAGGGAGTCCAGGTTCTCGCACAGCGTGGCGATGATGCTTTCGTACCTGAACCACAGCAGAAGCTCAAGGCGTCACGGAGGCTGAGAGGTGAACAACGTCCGGCTGAATGTTCTCGAAGCTGACTGAAAGACTCACTTGTTTGGGTACTTTCGGAAAATGTCCCTGATGACCACGATGGCCTCCTGCACCACGTAGTTGACcttggtctggatcaggtccAGCAGAGTGCTGACGCAGCGCTCGGCCGATTGCTGGAGAGGAACAGAGACGGTTTACTGCGATCCGATCGCAGAAACACAAGCGACCCCGGGTCTGCTCGTGCCACGGTGTTTATGACGCCGTCATTACCTCCACTTTGATGGCGCAGCGTCCGATGGCTCGCACGGCCTTACGCACAAAGTCCACGTCGACCTCTGTGGCGTACTCCTTCAGTTCAGCTAAGACCTGCGACGTTCAGAGGAACCGTTAGAGTTCTAAACCACAGGTTCTAAGATCAGTAACTATCGTAGAGATATTCTCAAAGTCATGACATCATGAGGCTAACTGGAACACACCTGTGCTATGTTGGCCTGAGAGGCCAGGCGGATCATGATGTCCAGTTTCTCCAGCTTGACGTAGATGGGGTCGTTGTACTTCACGAAGAACACCTTGATCTCCTGCTTCAGGATCTCGGGCCTGCACAGAATCAAGACACAGCTCGACTCAAGAAGCTCCTTTCACCGGTGACCACTCCAGAAAGAAGTCGATGCAGATCAGACGAGTTTCCACACCTCTTCTGGACGATGAGGTTGATGTTCCTCAGAGCCACGTACTGGACCTCGGGCTCCCCGGAGAGCAGGGTGACCAGCGGCGGAGACAGCTTCTTCAGCAGCGTGTTGTAGTAGTCGGAATCTTTAGGCAGCAGCTCCAAGAACTTCATCAGCACCTTGACGGCCGACAGCACCACCGCCGAGTTGGCGTGAGACAGCCGGGGGGTGACCCGCTCACAGATGCTTCGGGACAGCAGCGGGCAAAAGTCCGGGTTACGTGGGAAtcaggcggagcggcggcgagcggctgtAACTGTTAAACAGATACCTCTGGGCCTCGCGCTCGTCCTTGGGGTTGTAGTTGGACAGGCAGTCCAGGATGAAGATCTGACCCCACTCTGTGCACTCGTTGAGAGCTGTCAGCAGCTTGTTGATGTTCTGAGGGTTGAGGTCCAGCAGGTTGCTGTTGGGGTGGGACTCGCTGATCTCGGAGAGGGCGGCCACTGCATTGGCCACgacctggaaaacaaaaaacccaaaaaaacacatgaaccAACACTTTAATCCAATTTACTCTGAAAAACAATGACCGCAGCTGTAACTATTGTCAAAGTAACTGTGTGAAACATCCTGCTGTTTTCCAGGAACAAGCAGCGGTAAACAAATGATATTCAAACGAAGGCAAAGCTAACATGCAAAACACGAGAAAATCACCGTATCTGTCTGACTGAATCAGGCAAACATGTCATCCTGATCTCAACGCAGAAGATCAATCGATCTGACACCCACCATGGGATTAGAGTCGGCGATGAGGTCTCTCAGTGAGTCCAGGAAGCCTTGGTCCTCCACCATCTGGGCGTTGATGTCGTGAAGCTTGGCCACGCAGACGGCGGCCGTCTTCCTCACGTACGGGTCCTCGTCCTTCAGGCACTTCCTCAGCGGCTCACACAGGTACTCCGTGATCTTGTCCACCCGGATGCAGCCCATGGTGCGGACGGCCAGAGCCCGGATCAGAGGGTTGGGGTCTTCACAGTCCTGCACGGGGAACAGGGATGACTGTCATCAAGGATTTTCTCCTGAGAAAACTGCAGCGAAATGACTGATTCGGGTGACTTGAGGCCTCGCCTTAACAAAGCTGTTCACGGCCATGATGGCCATGTCCGGCTGGCTCTTGGCGTAGTTCATCAGGTAGAGGTAGACCAGCTTCTTCAGCTCCAGGTTGTCGGTCTGCATGCAGTTGACCACATCTGGGAACAAAGAGCTGACGGCAAAACAAAATGACTTCAGTTCACAGCATCAAATCTCAACAAGGAGATCCCCAGTGTTTGGTCAAACattgtattttctgttgtaCCTGACATCTTTGCCAACAGTCATGGCGGCGATGACCTTCTTGACAgcctcttttctcttctccttcttttcatTATTCAGCTCTGCCTTCAGTTCAAAGATCTCCCCTGAAACATGAAGCGCAGTTTAAATAAACTGTCAGCATAAAGCACATTAAATCACTAAAATATGGCATAAAACACATTCATCGAGGATTGCTTCACTCCACTTTCACCTGACTCaccctttttgtttgttgtgaaaTATTTGGAGTCCGTCATGACTGTGCTCTGTTAAGtctgttaaaagaaagaaaaaaagcacaggaTTATTCATTCAGCTTTTCAAATAACAATGTTATCTTTCCTGAATCTACTACTCGTTGCAAAAAGTAGAACTGTAGTTTGTGCAGTTGCCTGTTATATCAGCAATTCTGTGATTTCATAGTTCAGACACTGAGAGTCTACGGGGTTAAAATCATGAGTAAGCTTCCAGGCTTGATATTCTCTGTATGGATTATGTATGATCTTTATGGGCCATCTGCTAGTATTGATCTTTAAATAATTGGAGAACGGACATGCTAATGTTGGgtggaaataaaaatgttttcatgaaataaCAGGAGTTCTGCAGTCATTTGTTtggctgctgctttcaggggaAACACCAGATCATCCGCTCAACCATCTCCATCACTTCCTCTTCTAAATAGAAGAGACTATCCAATACCATCTTCCATCTCTCCTCAGCAAATGTTCAAAACCAACCCAACCTGAGTAAAAGTTCAAAGGTCGAGCCTCATGCTTAGTTTTGAATAGTAGTGCAATTTTTATGTATGAAGCAAAGCCCAGATGTGGTTTAGCTGCAACgcactgaaacaaataaacaaattaaagggTAATTTTAGCTGCCAACTCTTTATTTTCGCTATCTATCGTCACACCTAAAGGTGGGATCTGTATTTAAAACAGCATGTTCGTGGTGCAGTGTTTGACCTCTCCATCACCAAGTTAGCTCCAGTCAAACGGAGTCGATGCTAACGTTAGCCTACATGCTAAACACAGCAGCTACGTCCGGGCAGCGTCAACCACAACATCCCCGCAGCCGGCCGAGGGGGGCTGTGGGGTCCACAGTCAGCATCTCTCAATCACACATACGATGTTATTttcaaaaaacatgtaaataagaGCGTTGAAGCAGAAAGCGGCCGGGCCTGTTTCCAGAGCCGCTGACAGGAGCGCAGGTTGCAACGCAGCTACGCGGTCAGCTGTAGATCTACACCGAATCGCACAGACGTGGAGGGGAATAAACCGTGCACAGAGCGAGGATTTTGAAATAAGTGACAGACCTGATGGAGTGTTGGTCCGTGGGTGAATATTAGAGAGGATAAAAGACTGAGGTTGGTCCTTAGTCCGGTTCGAGGAAGATGGAGAATCAGGAGGACTGTGGTGGTGCGTTCACTGGCAACGGAAACTGGAAAACCGCGGTGAAATATTCCAGACCAGGAAGCGTAATGTTCGGCAAATTATGTTCTCATTCAATACGTATTTGAATCACAGTAGTACCAGTAAAGAAATTATAGGCATTATAT
Proteins encoded in this region:
- the ap2b1 gene encoding AP-1 complex subunit beta-1 isoform X1, with product MTDSKYFTTNKKGEIFELKAELNNEKKEKRKEAVKKVIAAMTVGKDVSSLFPDVVNCMQTDNLELKKLVYLYLMNYAKSQPDMAIMAVNSFVKDCEDPNPLIRALAVRTMGCIRVDKITEYLCEPLRKCLKDEDPYVRKTAAVCVAKLHDINAQMVEDQGFLDSLRDLIADSNPMVVANAVAALSEISESHPNSNLLDLNPQNINKLLTALNECTEWGQIFILDCLSNYNPKDEREAQSICERVTPRLSHANSAVVLSAVKVLMKFLELLPKDSDYYNTLLKKLSPPLVTLLSGEPEVQYVALRNINLIVQKRPEILKQEIKVFFVKYNDPIYVKLEKLDIMIRLASQANIAQVLAELKEYATEVDVDFVRKAVRAIGRCAIKVEQSAERCVSTLLDLIQTKVNYVVQEAIVVIRDIFRKYPNKYESIIATLCENLDSLDEPDARAAMIWIVGEYAERIDNADELLESFLEGFHDESTQVQLTLLTAIVKLFLKKPSETQELVQQVLSLATQDSDNPDLRDRGYIYWRLLSTDPVTAKEVVLSEKPLISEETDLIEPTLLDELICHIGSLASVYHKPPSAFVEGSHGIHRKHLPVQHSSIDTGESPVSSGPAAAMDQPHVIPSQGDLLGDLLNLDLGPPVNVPQVSSMQMGAVDLLGGGLDSLLGGDLGGGVGGSPAVGQNFIPSSVPSTFAPSPTPAPPAVSSGLNDLFELSTGMAITTGGYVAAKAVWLPAVKAKGLEISGTFSRRQGHMYMDMTFTNKALQHMTDFAVQFNKNSFGMIPTSPLPIHTPLMPSQSIDISLPINTIGPVMKMDPLNNLQVAVKNNIDVFYFSVLIPLNIFFVEDGKMERQVFLATWKDIPNENELQYQIKECHLNADTVSGKLQNNNIYTIAKRNVEGQDMLYQSLKLTNGIWILAELRIQPGNPNYTLSLKCRAPEVSQYVYQMYDSVLKN
- the ap2b1 gene encoding AP-2 complex subunit beta isoform X2, translating into MTDSKYFTTNKKGEIFELKAELNNEKKEKRKEAVKKVIAAMTVGKDVSSLFPDVVNCMQTDNLELKKLVYLYLMNYAKSQPDMAIMAVNSFVKDCEDPNPLIRALAVRTMGCIRVDKITEYLCEPLRKCLKDEDPYVRKTAAVCVAKLHDINAQMVEDQGFLDSLRDLIADSNPMVVANAVAALSEISESHPNSNLLDLNPQNINKLLTALNECTEWGQIFILDCLSNYNPKDEREAQSICERVTPRLSHANSAVVLSAVKVLMKFLELLPKDSDYYNTLLKKLSPPLVTLLSGEPEVQYVALRNINLIVQKRPEILKQEIKVFFVKYNDPIYVKLEKLDIMIRLASQANIAQVLAELKEYATEVDVDFVRKAVRAIGRCAIKVEQSAERCVSTLLDLIQTKVNYVVQEAIVVIRDIFRKYPNKYESIIATLCENLDSLDEPDARAAMIWIVGEYAERIDNADELLESFLEGFHDESTQVQLTLLTAIVKLFLKKPSETQELVQQVLSLATQDSDNPDLRDRGYIYWRLLSTDPVTAKEVVLSEKPLISEETDLIEPTLLDELICHIGSLASVYHKPPSAFVEGSHGIHRKHLPVQHSSIDTGESPVSSGPAAAMDQPHVIPSQGDLLGDLLNLDLGPPVNVPQVSSMQMGAVDLLGGGLDSLVGQNFIPSSVPSTFAPSPTPAPPAVSSGLNDLFELSTGMAITTGGYVAAKAVWLPAVKAKGLEISGTFSRRQGHMYMDMTFTNKALQHMTDFAVQFNKNSFGMIPTSPLPIHTPLMPSQSIDISLPINTIGPVMKMDPLNNLQVAVKNNIDVFYFSVLIPLNIFFVEDGKMERQVFLATWKDIPNENELQYQIKECHLNADTVSGKLQNNNIYTIAKRNVEGQDMLYQSLKLTNGIWILAELRIQPGNPNYTLSLKCRAPEVSQYVYQMYDSVLKN